A single Cottoperca gobio chromosome 5, fCotGob3.1, whole genome shotgun sequence DNA region contains:
- the ppp1r16b gene encoding protein phosphatase 1 regulatory inhibitor subunit 16B isoform X3, producing the protein MMQTNSVIPSIITSSPTLPSPSPIMHPYFQVRYLLKNNLSPDLCNEDGLTALHQCCIDNYEEMVKILLDRGASVNAQDNELWTPLHAAATCGHAGLVKILIAHGADLLGVNSDGNMPYDLCEDDPTLDIIETAMANRGITQEMINETRASTERRMLGDVQELVRQGEEVNQQDSQGATLLHIAAASGYVQAAELLLEGGARMDLRDSDGWQPLHAAACWGQMHVAELLVSHGASLNAKTFLDETPIDLCEDEEFRAILLDLKHKHDIIMKSQLKHKTSLCRRTSSAGSRGSCVHRKVVRRASLSDRHNLCRKEYETEAIVWRGGREEQEEKEKESDQENNRVVEVKPVVPVELPDKPKLPTILKDGSSKQNGLISTTTSTPPQPPSNGNTAASDASIQEEACPRERAQTLSELKKQRSAAKLLSHPLFNGHLGNGSTDSFTDAKNNSEDSRMPLVSSNGNAVYYTPASGDPPLLKLKQPIEEEQPKVRTCCCVS; encoded by the exons ATGATGCAGACAAACAGTGTAATCCCAagcatcattacatcatcaccaACCCTCCCCTCACCCTCACCCATCATGCATCCATATTTCCAAG TACGCTACCTGCTGAAGAACAATTTGAGTCCAGACCTCTGCAATGAAGACGGCCTCACCGCCCTGCATCAG TGTTGTATAGATAACTATGAGGAGATGGTGAAGATCCTGCTGGACAGAGGAGCCAGCGTCAACGCTCAGGACAACGAGCTGTGGACGCCGCTGCACGCCGCTGCTACCTGTGGCCACGCAGGACTGGTCAAGATACTCATTGCACA CGGTGCAGATTTGCTGGGCGTCAACTCTGATGGGAACATGCCGTACGACCTGTGTGAAGACGACCCAACACTGGACATCATCGAGACGGCCATGGCCAACAGAG GCATCACCCAGGAGATGATCAATGAGACACGAGCGTcaacagagaggaggatgctGGGAGACGTCCAGGAACTGgtcagacagggagaggaggtCAACCAGCAGGACTCTCAGGGAGCCACGCTG CTCCACATCGCAGCAGCAAGTGGATACGTGcaggctgcagagctgctgctggaggggGGAGCTCGCATGGACCTGAGAGACTCGGATGGATGGCAGCCTCTTCATGCTGCAGCGTGCTGGGGTCAG ATGCACGTGGCAGAGCTGTTGGTGTCTCATGGAGCGAGTCTCAATGCCAAGACCTTCCTGGATGAGACCCCCATCG ATCTGTGTGAGGATGAGGAGTTCAGAGCCATCCTGCTggacctgaaacacaaacatgacattATCATGAAGTCGCAGCTCAAACACAAGACCTCACTGTGCAGGCGAACGTCCAGTGCAGGCAGTCGTGG CTCCTGTGTCCACAGGAAAGTGGTGCGGCGAGCCAGCCTGTCGGACAGACACAACTTGTGCCGTAAAGAGTACGAGACGGAGGCCATCGTGTggcggggagggagggaggagcaggaagaaaaagagaaagagtcTGATCAGGAGAATAACCGGGTGGTTGAA GTCAAGCCAGTCGTACCTGTGGAGCTGCCAGACAAGCCCAAGTTGCCCACCATCCTCAAAGATGGCAGCAGCAAACAGAACGGGCTCATCTCCACGACGACGTCCACACCGCCGCAGCCGCCCTCCAATGGCAACACGGCAGCGTCTGATGCCTCCATTCAGGAGGAGGCCTGCCCGAGAGAGCGCGCCCAGACTCTGTCTGAGCTCAAGAAACAGAGGTCTGCTGCCAAATTGCTGAGTCACCCTTTGTTCAATGGCCACCTCGGTAACGGCTCCACGGACTCCTTCACTGATGCCAAAAACAACTCTGAGGACTCTCGCATGCCGCTGGTCTCATCCAATGGCAACGCGGTTTACTACACGCCAGCAAGCGGCGACCCGCCCCTCCTCAAACTGAAACAGCCAATAGAGGAAGAGCAGCCGAAGGTGCGAACCTGCTGCTGCGTGTCGTAG